The Triticum dicoccoides isolate Atlit2015 ecotype Zavitan chromosome 6A, WEW_v2.0, whole genome shotgun sequence genome has a window encoding:
- the LOC119319613 gene encoding acylamino-acid-releasing enzyme 2-like → MQASRSALKKENPLGMDVMSSEEYASQSKLLLEFTNVPSIESAWLFKTNNEDRSTAMFSISQPDLLANNKRKYILHSHIVTHKTMPLECHWSPFPIEMTGVSVVPSPSGSKLLVVRNGEKGSRTRLQIVNQSHVEKEIHVDWSIHGPLYTDEWFQGISWNHEETSIAYIAEQPPQPKPAFDDAGYRKEISSEEDCNNWRGQGDWEEDWGETYSRKGRPSLFVLDIASGEVRAARDVTKSLSVGQVVWAPPSSSGHQKLLVFVGWLEHNGFQSTARKLGIKYCSNRPCSLYATHSPFEEEPNADNASVSGSESVSASVATNLTPGMSSALFPRFSKDGKLLVFLSSKRAVDTGAHNGTDSLHRINWPSDWKADQQLSVTDVVPVVMCPQDGCFPGLYCSSMLSDPWLSDNCTMVLTSTWRSTEVILSIDVLSGEVTRISPEDSGYSWSALAINGNNVLSVSSSPIDPPQIRYGRRASTEDHGTRAWVWDEVTSPLTAASNKIKALLSHHKLSILRVPVPNPSDDLSDGGRLPFEAIFVSCEDSSQKPTVLILHGGPHSTSVSSYSKSSAFLASLGFNLLIANYRGTLGYGEEALQSLPGKVGSQDVQDCLAALDHVIKEGLVDASKVAVVGISHGGFLTTHLIGQAPERFAVAAARNPVCNLSLMIGTTDIPDWCYAVACGTQARRLASESPSPDHLQIFHQKSPIAHISKVKAPLLMLLGGADLRVPASNGLQYARALRERGGEVKTIMFPEDTHEIDIPRSDFESFLNMGVWFKKYLKQI, encoded by the exons ATGCAAGCCTCACGGTCTGCTTTGAAGAAAGAAAATCCGTTGGGAATGGATGTAATGTCATCTGAAGAATATGCTTCGCAGTCTAAGTTACTGCTAGAATTCACCAATGTCCCAAGCATTGAAAGTGCTTGGCTTTTCAAAACCAACAATG AAGACAGATCCACAGCGATGTTTTCCATTAGTCAACCGGACCTGCTGGCGAACAACAAGAGGAAATATATTTTGCATTCTCATATTGTGACACATAAAACCATGCCCCTCGAGTGCCATTGGTCTCCTTTCCCTATTGAAATGACTGGAGTGTCGGTTGTTCCATCCCCTTCGGGGTCAAAGCTTCTCGTGGTGCGGAACGGGGAGAAAGGTTCGCGTACGAGACTTCAGATTGTTAATCAATCACATGTGGAGAAAGAGATACATGTTGACTGGTCTATCCATGGTCCACTTTATACCGATGAGTG GTTTCAAGGGATTTCCTGGAACCATGAAGAGACCTCCATAGCGTACATCGCCGAACAGCCACCTCAACCGAAACCAGCTTTCGACGATGCCGGATACAGAAAGGAAATCTCTTCTGAGGAAGACTGTAATAACTGGAGAGGACAGGGGGATTGGGAAGAGGACTGGGGTGAAACTTACTCCAGAAAGGGGAGACCCTCATTGTTTGTTCTTGATATTGCTAG TGGAGAAGTACGTGCTGCTAGAGACGTCACAAAATCATTGAGTGTTGGTCAAGTTGTTTGGGCTCCACCATCTTCAAGCGGCCATCAGAAGCTTTTGGTCTTCGTGGGATGGTTAGAACACAACGGGTTTCAGAGCACCGCTAGAAAACTCGGCATCAAGTACTGTTCTAACAGGCCATGTTCTCTCTATGCAACTCATTCCCCTTTTGAAGAAGAACCAAATGCCGATAACGCGTCGGTTAG TGGTAGCGAATCAGTATCTGCTTCAGTAGCAACCAACTTAACCCCAGGCATGAGCAGCGCTTTATTTCCACGGTTCAG CAAGGATGGAAAACTCCTGGTGTTTCTATCTTCGAAACGTGCAGTAGATACTGGAGCACATAATGGCACAGATTCGCTGCATAGAATCAACTGGCCTTCTGATTGGAAAGCAGACCAACAACTCAGCGTGACCGATGTG GTTCCTGTTGTAATGTGCCCCCAAGATGGATGTTTTCCTGGACTATACTGCTCATCCATGCTGTCTGATCCTTGGCTTTCTGATAATTGTACGATGGTATTAACATCTACTTGGAGAAGTACTGAAGTGATACTGTCAATAGATGTGTTAAG TGGGGAAGTAACCAGAATAAGTCCAGAAGACTCAGGTTACTCATGGAGCGCCCTTGCAATAAATGGCAACAATGTCCTCTCTG TGTCGAGCAGTCCCATCGACCCTCCTCAAATCAGGTATGGCCGTCGAGCGTCAACAGAGGATCATGGTACACGCGCATGGGTCTGGGACGAAGTTACGAGCCCGTTGACAGCAGCCAGTAACAAG ATAAAGGCTTTGTTATCTCATCACAAGTTGAGCATACTCAGAGTCCCGGTCCCTAACCCCTCTGATGATCTCTCTGACG GTGGTCGgcttccatttgaggccatctttgtGTCCTGCGAGGATAGTTCACAGAAACCAACTGTTTTAATCCTTCATGGTGGCCCACACTCAACATCTGTATCAAGCTATTCGAAATCGTCGGCGTTTCTTGCGTCACTTGGGTTTAACCTGCTTATTGCAAATTATAG AGGTACCCTGGGTTACGGAGAGGAGGCTTTGCAATCACTCCCTGGGAAGGTTGGATCTCAG GATGTCCAAGATTGTCTTGCAGCACTAGACCACGTGATCAAGGAAGGGCTGGTGGATGCATCCAAAGTAGCAGTTGTCGGGATCTCGCACGGCGGCTTCTTGACAACCCATTTAATCGGCCAG GCTCCTGAGAGATTTGCTGTGGCGGCGGCTCGAAACCCGGTCTGTAACCTGTCACTGATGATTGGCACCACAGACATCCCAGATTGGTGCTACGCCGTGGCCTGCGGGACTCAAGCGAGGCGTCTCGCCTCTGAATCACCTTCACCTGACCACCTTCAAATCTTCCACCAGAAATCACCGATTGCCCATATTTCAAAA GTGAAAGCGCCTTTGCTTATGCTTCTTGGAGGAGCAGATCTCCGGGTACCCGCTTCCAATGGCCTACAG TATGCAAGGGCTCTGAGAGAAAGAGGAGGCGAGGTCAAAACCATCATGTTCCCAGAGGATACGCACGAAATCGATAT ACCGCGGTCGGACTTCGAGAGCTTCCTCAACATGGGAGTCTGGTTCAAGAAATATCTGAAACAGATCTGA